Proteins encoded in a region of the Pristiophorus japonicus isolate sPriJap1 unplaced genomic scaffold, sPriJap1.hap1 HAP1_SCAFFOLD_474, whole genome shotgun sequence genome:
- the LOC139252668 gene encoding probable G-protein coupled receptor 139 has product VAIVVLSRGKCGLSTCTTRYLVAMAAADLLVVITAIILYRISWYYFPWSFLGITPVCRVIRLLSCVATDCSVWFTVTFTFDRFVAICWQKLKTKYCTGRTAAVVLATSCILLSSKNVPFYFTIVPGYIINNVQWFCYSMPAYYTDPGWLGFDWFDTVLTPLLPFAVILLLNALTIRHITVASRVRKGLRGESKGGNGSDPEMESRRKSVILLFTISGSFILLWLIFVIEFLYYSIAGIHPADYNVSLYTFRQVGYILRNLSCCTNTFIYGVTQSKFREQLKSAVKYPFTSIIHLINKQNN; this is encoded by the coding sequence gtggcgattgtggtcctgtcccggggaaagtgcggtctgtccacctgcaccactcgctacctggttgccatggcagcggcggatctactggtggtcatcACTGCGATCATACTGTACCGGATCAGTTGGTATTATTTCCCGTGGTCTTTCCTGGGTATCACCCCTGTGTGTCGCGTTATACGTCTCCTGTCCTGTGTAGCCactgactgttctgtctggttcaccgtcactttcacctttgatcgatttgtggccatttgttggcagaagctgaaaaccaaatattgcaccgggagaactgcggctgtggtcctggcaacaagctgcattctgctctcttCAAAAAACGTTCCCTTCTACTTTACAATTGTACCTGGATATATAATCAACAATGTTCAGTGGTTCTGTTATTCAATGCCAGCCTATTATACTGATCCCGGATGGCtgggatttgactggtttgataCGGTATTAAcaccactgctcccattcgctgtaattttgttgctcaacgctctgacaATCAGACACATTAcagtggccagtcgagtccggaagggactgaggggtgagagcaagggggggaatggcagtgacccagagatggagagcaggaggaagtctgtcattttactcttcaccatatctggcagcttcatactgctgtggctgatatTTGTTATAGAATTCTTATATTATAGCATTGCAGGAATACATCCCGCTGATTACAATGTTTCTTTATATACCTTTCGACAAGTCGGATATATACTGCggaatttaagttgctgcacaaacacatttatttacggggtgacccagtccaagttcagagagcagttgaagagcgcggtgaAATATCCGTTTACCTCAATTATACatttaattaataaacagaacaactga